One segment of Anatilimnocola aggregata DNA contains the following:
- a CDS encoding RNase H family protein gives MSVSAPHFLLFAQATGNMLVGAGASTPSEAEIGGRWRFVIQSDDGKTVLDAEDEEDGDSRERLELLAIVRGLEALDQPSQVTLVTHSRAVSRGLTEGLVQWRENDWQWERFGSLTPVKNSDLWRRVDQAMSIHQVKCRLATSGGSDDLNMPQPSSSPGQARSTTRQLRERQLRFDPGTPTTDAADDSTPAKLTPRRTRARQPAVAGSLIERTWSSVQQLFGR, from the coding sequence ATGAGCGTCTCCGCTCCGCACTTTTTGTTGTTCGCCCAGGCCACCGGCAACATGCTGGTTGGCGCTGGGGCTTCCACACCAAGTGAAGCCGAAATCGGCGGTCGATGGCGGTTCGTCATTCAGTCGGATGACGGCAAAACCGTGCTCGATGCCGAGGACGAAGAAGACGGGGATTCGCGCGAGCGTTTGGAACTGCTGGCAATTGTCCGCGGTTTGGAAGCGCTCGATCAGCCTTCGCAGGTCACCCTGGTCACGCATAGCCGCGCGGTCAGCCGAGGCCTTACCGAAGGGCTGGTGCAGTGGCGCGAAAACGATTGGCAGTGGGAACGCTTCGGCAGTTTGACGCCAGTCAAGAACAGCGACTTGTGGCGACGAGTCGATCAAGCAATGAGTATTCATCAAGTGAAATGCCGGCTCGCGACGAGCGGAGGAAGCGATGATTTGAACATGCCTCAGCCGTCCTCTTCTCCCGGACAGGCCCGCAGCACGACGCGCCAACTGCGCGAACGGCAGCTGCGATTTGACCCTGGTACGCCGACGACAGATGCGGCGGACGACTCCACACCTGCCAAGCTGACGCCGCGGCGCACTCGAGCCCGGCAGCCGGCCGTGGCAGGTTCGCTGATTGAGCGAACGTGGAGTAGCGTCCAGCAGTTGTTTGGCCGTTAA
- the mqnE gene encoding aminofutalosine synthase MqnE, with translation MAGFTSAAFDAIKDKVLAGERLSLDDGLVLYDPATPLHEVGQLANIVRERKNGNAAYYNINTHLNATNICVYRCTFCAFRSDLREAKGYAMSDEQILARGQEAIDNGCTEMHIVGGLHHQRKYEWYLHVVQTLHNAYPDLHLKAWTAVEINWFEFLTKRSIRSILEEQMAAGLGSMPGGGAEIFHPEVRSKICEHKADARNWFDIHRTAHQLGLKTNCTMLYGHIENAFHRIDHLIRLRELQDETGGFQTFIPLAFHPENTGLSHIKKPSALMDLRTIAVSRLMLDNIAHIKAYWIMLGIGTAQSALAYGADDLDGTVRHELIYHDAGATTPELLTTEQIRRLIVEAGREPIERDTLYRRIERDPSNPARWSVGEQILAAV, from the coding sequence ATGGCTGGTTTTACGTCTGCCGCGTTCGACGCAATCAAGGACAAGGTGCTGGCCGGAGAGCGCTTGTCGCTCGACGATGGGCTGGTGCTGTACGATCCGGCCACTCCACTGCATGAGGTGGGGCAACTGGCCAACATCGTTCGCGAACGGAAGAATGGCAACGCCGCGTATTACAACATCAATACGCACCTGAACGCGACAAACATCTGCGTCTATCGCTGCACGTTTTGCGCATTCCGCTCCGACTTGCGCGAGGCCAAGGGCTACGCCATGAGCGACGAGCAAATTCTCGCTCGCGGGCAGGAAGCAATCGACAACGGTTGCACCGAAATGCACATCGTGGGCGGCCTGCACCACCAGCGTAAGTACGAATGGTATTTGCACGTGGTGCAGACATTGCACAACGCCTATCCAGACCTGCATTTAAAGGCCTGGACCGCGGTCGAAATCAACTGGTTCGAGTTCCTCACTAAGCGCAGCATCCGCTCGATTCTCGAAGAGCAAATGGCAGCCGGGCTAGGCTCGATGCCCGGTGGTGGCGCGGAGATTTTCCATCCGGAAGTTCGCAGCAAGATCTGCGAACATAAGGCGGATGCGCGGAACTGGTTCGATATTCATCGCACAGCACATCAACTGGGACTGAAGACCAACTGCACGATGCTGTATGGACATATCGAAAACGCCTTTCACCGGATCGATCACCTGATTCGGCTGCGCGAATTGCAGGACGAAACGGGGGGCTTCCAGACCTTCATTCCGCTCGCTTTTCACCCAGAAAACACGGGTCTTTCGCACATCAAGAAGCCCTCGGCATTGATGGATTTGCGCACGATCGCCGTCAGCCGACTGATGCTCGATAACATCGCACATATCAAGGCCTATTGGATCATGCTCGGTATTGGCACCGCCCAATCGGCGCTAGCTTACGGTGCCGACGATTTGGACGGTACCGTTCGTCACGAGTTGATCTACCACGATGCGGGAGCCACCACCCCCGAACTGCTCACCACCGAGCAGATTCGCCGGCTGATTGTCGAAGCTGGCCGCGAACCGATCGAACGCGATACGCTCTATCGCCGCATCGAACGCGACCCTTCGAATCCCGCCCGCTGGAGCGTGGGAGAGCAGATTCTGGCGGCGGTGTAG